A window of Tautonia plasticadhaerens contains these coding sequences:
- a CDS encoding efflux RND transporter periplasmic adaptor subunit has translation MRRTPRPPATGRPPGLARPASCLLAAIALAVGCDSTPEPSYTSVSKPPTVRVVRPEARDITRVVGQPSFIEAYERTSIYPKMTAYIEEWIVDIGDRVKKGDVLATLFVPEIVEELNSKKATVALDRERIELAGKMVDVAEADVKAAQAHLDETKAILAKYQAEVDRWASEVDRLQKETDRGVVAPQILLESTNQLKSSTAARDAAQASIQNADAELLSEQAELAKAKVDVKVAEAALAVAQSEEKKWEAWVGYLTLAAPFDGVIVARNANTFDFVLPSTGDPTADKNAPKLSPSGAAAPIYVVDRTDVVRIFVDIPESDAIFVKDGAKASILVRAFRDEPLEGSVTRTSWALNVTSRTLRAEIDLPNTDGQLLPGMYAYAEVKIDRPGVRALPTDALVREGAQSYCWILQDGRATRAEVRTGISDGAWVEVTNRRHAPGPDGDGDWTPIDGSEQVILGDLSVLSDGQDVEVAPQSKPSTVAQAPPPGPTEDGTGSGASSLDPDA, from the coding sequence ATGCGACGCACGCCCCGGCCCCCGGCGACCGGCCGCCCCCCCGGCCTCGCCCGGCCGGCGTCCTGCCTGCTGGCGGCGATCGCCCTCGCCGTCGGCTGCGACAGCACGCCGGAGCCCTCCTACACGAGCGTCTCGAAGCCGCCGACGGTTCGGGTCGTCCGGCCCGAGGCCCGGGACATCACCCGGGTCGTCGGCCAGCCGAGCTTCATCGAGGCGTATGAGCGGACGTCGATCTACCCGAAGATGACCGCGTACATCGAGGAATGGATCGTCGACATCGGCGACCGGGTGAAGAAGGGGGACGTGCTGGCCACGCTCTTCGTCCCCGAGATCGTCGAGGAGCTGAACTCGAAGAAAGCGACCGTCGCGCTGGACCGGGAGCGGATCGAGCTGGCCGGGAAGATGGTCGACGTGGCCGAGGCCGACGTGAAGGCCGCCCAGGCCCACCTCGACGAGACCAAGGCGATCCTGGCGAAGTACCAGGCCGAGGTCGACCGCTGGGCCTCGGAGGTCGACCGCCTCCAGAAGGAGACGGACCGGGGCGTCGTCGCCCCCCAGATCCTCCTGGAGTCGACGAATCAGCTCAAGTCGAGCACCGCCGCCCGGGATGCCGCCCAGGCCTCCATCCAGAACGCCGACGCGGAGTTGCTCTCCGAGCAGGCCGAACTCGCCAAGGCGAAGGTGGACGTGAAGGTGGCCGAGGCCGCCTTGGCCGTGGCCCAGAGCGAGGAGAAGAAGTGGGAGGCCTGGGTCGGCTACCTCACGCTCGCCGCCCCCTTCGACGGCGTCATCGTCGCCCGCAACGCGAACACCTTCGACTTCGTCCTCCCCTCCACCGGCGACCCCACGGCCGACAAGAACGCCCCCAAGCTCTCCCCCAGCGGGGCCGCCGCGCCGATCTACGTGGTCGACCGCACCGACGTGGTCCGGATCTTCGTCGACATCCCCGAGAGCGACGCCATCTTCGTCAAGGACGGGGCGAAGGCGTCGATCCTCGTCCGGGCCTTCCGGGACGAGCCGCTGGAGGGCTCGGTCACCCGGACCTCCTGGGCGCTGAACGTCACCAGCCGGACGCTCCGGGCCGAGATCGACCTGCCCAACACCGACGGCCAGCTCCTGCCCGGCATGTATGCCTATGCCGAGGTCAAGATCGACCGCCCCGGCGTCCGGGCGCTCCCGACCGACGCCCTCGTCCGGGAGGGGGCCCAGTCCTACTGCTGGATCCTCCAGGACGGCCGGGCGACCCGGGCCGAGGTCCGCACCGGGATCTCCGACGGGGCCTGGGTCGAGGTCACCAACCGTCGTCACGCCCCCGGGCCCGACGGGGACGGCGACTGGACGCCGATCGACGGCTCGGAGCAGGTCATCCTGGGCGACCTCTCGGTCCTCTCCGACGGCCAGGACGTCGAGGTCGCGCCGCAGTCGAAGCCGAGCACCGTCGCCCAGGCACCCCCCCCGGGCCCGACCGAGGACGGGACCGGGTCCGGGGCCTCCTCCCTCGATCCCGACGCCTGA